One Miscanthus floridulus cultivar M001 chromosome 11, ASM1932011v1, whole genome shotgun sequence DNA window includes the following coding sequences:
- the LOC136493538 gene encoding E3 ubiquitin-protein ligase WAV3-like isoform X2, translating into MEGAWRKVRKALGLRLDVHASAAGGGNVPRAPSGAGGCRRDAAVEVVAPAAGESSGPSTPVGAHRQSKSGGRSSSTHSSKGKCAICFASMRSGHGQALFTAECSHMFHFQCISSNVKHGNYVCPVCRAKWKEIPCRSLSSTSPHGRVGGDHIRSPQQDPHLALHRQVSNRRREVRRLHTSEPADYNDDEPLQRIEAFDNLNSGSSKTAEISSYPEFQVVSQASCLDGFDILIHVKAPTSSSDDITGSLVNASSMRSSRRVPIDLVTVLDVSGSMAGTKLALLKQAMGFVIQHLRPSDRLSVIAFSSTARRLFPLQRMSHHGRQQALQAISSLGSGGGTNIADALKKAVKVIEDRNYKNSVCSIILLSDGQDTYNISSNFQGTSAGRRSLVPSSILNDLHMVPLHTFGFGADHDSDTLHSISEASGGTFSFIEDEGVMQDAFAQCIGGLLSVAVQEMRLSMECVDPGVQLCSIKCGSYPSKVARDGRNGSVDIAHLYADEEKDILLSVAIPESCEQTSLLRVACAYKDPVTNETIKIQGDEVKINRPTSTVSVPVSIEVDRERNRIRAANSIESARAAAERGALSEAVTILEDCRRALSQSVASQNRDRLCMALDAELREIQERMANRQLYEASGRAYMLSGLSSHSWQRATARGDSTDSTTLVHSYQTPSMVQMLEHSQNFSSLPQGRRPQVQGR; encoded by the exons ATGGAGGGAGCGTGGAGGAAGGTCAGGAAGGCGCTGGGCCTCCGCCTCGACGTGCACGCGTCCGCGGCGGGAGGTGGAAACGTCCCGCGGGCGCCGTCGGGCGCGGGCGGTTGTCGGCGGGATGCcgcggtggaggtggtggcgccGGCGGCGGGCGAGTCGTCGGGGCCGAGCACGCCGGTGGGTGCGCACCGCCAGTCCAAGTCCGGGGGCAGGTCCTCCTCCACGCACTCCTCCAAG GGGAAATGTGCAATATGCTTTGCTAGCATGAGATCTGGCCATGGACAAGCCCTTTTCACTGCAGAGTGTTCTCACATGTTCCATTTTCAGTGTATCTCGTCTAATGTAAAACATGGAAACTATGTCTGCCCAGTTTGTCGAGCGAAATGGAAAGAGATACCCTGTCGCTCACTATCTTCTACTAGTCCTCATGGAAGAGTTGGAGGTGACCATATTCGATCACCCCAACAAGATCCCCATTTGGCTCTTCACCGGCAAGTTTCAAACCGGCGGCGAGAGGTCCGTCGGTTACATACTTCTGAGCCAGCAGACTACAATGATGATGAACCTTTGCAGCGCATAGAGGCTTTTGACAATCTTAATTCTGGATCTAGTAAAACTGCTGAGATCAGCTCATACCCAGAATTCCAAGTTGTTTCACAAGCATCATGTCTAGATGGATTTGATATTCTGATCCATGTGAAGGCCCCCACTTCTAGCTCAGATGACATCACAGGCAGTTTGGTCAATGCAAGCTCTATGAGGTCGTCAAGACGAGTTCCTATTGATCTTGTTACTGTCCTCGATGTTAGTGGCAGTATGGCAGGCACAAAATTGGCACTCCTGAAGCAAGCAATGGGTTTTGTTATTCAGCACCTTCGGCCATCTGATCGCCTTTCAGTCATTGCCTTTTCATCTACTGCTCGAAGACTGTTCCCCCTCCAACGGATGTCACATCATGGTAGGCAGCAGGCCTTGCAGGCAATAAGCTCACTTGGCAGTGGTGGTGGTACGAACATTGCTGATGCACTAAAGAAAGCTGTGAAGGTAATTGAGGACCGCAACTATAAGAATTCTGTATGCAGTATCATTCTTCTGTCAGATGGTCAAGATACCTACAACATTTCCTCAAATTTCCAAGGCACATCAGCAGGTCGTAGGTCACTTGTTCCATCTTCTATTCTAAATGATCTCCATATGGTACCCCTGCACACTTTTGGATTTGGAGCAGACCATGATTCAGATACACTGCATTCGATTTCTGAAGCTTCTGGTGGCACCTTTTCTTTTATTGAGGATGAAGGTGTGATGCAAGATGCGTTTGCTCAATGTATTGGTGGGCTTCTTAGTGTTGCTGTTCAGGAGATGCGTCTCAGTATGGAGTGCGTTGATCCTGGTGTTCAACTTTGTTCCATCAAATGTGGCAGCTATCCAAGTAAGGTAGCAAGAGATGGACGAAATGGATCTGTTGATATTGCTCACTTATATGCTGATGAGGAGAAAGACATTTTGCTGTCAGTGGCCATTCCAGAATCTTGTGAACAGACTTCACTGTTAAGAGTTGCTTGTGCTTACAAAGATCCTGTGACCAATGAGACTATCAAGATTCAAGGTGACGAGGTAAAGATCAACAGGCCAACATCTACTGTATCTGTACCGGTTTCTATTGAAGTTGACCGAGAGAGGAACCGTATACGAGCTGCCAATTCTATCGAGTCTGCACGGGCTGCTGCCGAGAGGGGTGCTCTCTCTGAGGCCGTCACTATTCTTGAGGACTGCCGGAGGGCACTATCACAGTCTGTTGCAAGCCAGAATCGGGACCGTCTATGCATGGCCCTTGACGCAGAGCTAAGAGAGATTCAGGAGAGGATGGCGAACCGCCAACTTTATGAGGCTTCAGGGAGGGCATATATGCTGTCTGGATTGAGCTCTCATTCATGGCAGAGAGCAACAGCTCGCGGAGACTCTACAGATAGCACCACTCTTGTTCACTCATATCAAACGCCATCCATGGTTCAGATGCTGGAGCATTCCCAGAATTTCAGCTCTCTGCCTCAGGGCCGAAGGCCACAAGTCCAGGGAAGGTAA
- the LOC136493538 gene encoding E3 ubiquitin-protein ligase WAV3-like isoform X1, which yields MEGAWRKVRKALGLRLDVHASAAGGGNVPRAPSGAGGCRRDAAVEVVAPAAGESSGPSTPVGAHRQSKSGGRSSSTHSSKQGKCAICFASMRSGHGQALFTAECSHMFHFQCISSNVKHGNYVCPVCRAKWKEIPCRSLSSTSPHGRVGGDHIRSPQQDPHLALHRQVSNRRREVRRLHTSEPADYNDDEPLQRIEAFDNLNSGSSKTAEISSYPEFQVVSQASCLDGFDILIHVKAPTSSSDDITGSLVNASSMRSSRRVPIDLVTVLDVSGSMAGTKLALLKQAMGFVIQHLRPSDRLSVIAFSSTARRLFPLQRMSHHGRQQALQAISSLGSGGGTNIADALKKAVKVIEDRNYKNSVCSIILLSDGQDTYNISSNFQGTSAGRRSLVPSSILNDLHMVPLHTFGFGADHDSDTLHSISEASGGTFSFIEDEGVMQDAFAQCIGGLLSVAVQEMRLSMECVDPGVQLCSIKCGSYPSKVARDGRNGSVDIAHLYADEEKDILLSVAIPESCEQTSLLRVACAYKDPVTNETIKIQGDEVKINRPTSTVSVPVSIEVDRERNRIRAANSIESARAAAERGALSEAVTILEDCRRALSQSVASQNRDRLCMALDAELREIQERMANRQLYEASGRAYMLSGLSSHSWQRATARGDSTDSTTLVHSYQTPSMVQMLEHSQNFSSLPQGRRPQVQGR from the exons ATGGAGGGAGCGTGGAGGAAGGTCAGGAAGGCGCTGGGCCTCCGCCTCGACGTGCACGCGTCCGCGGCGGGAGGTGGAAACGTCCCGCGGGCGCCGTCGGGCGCGGGCGGTTGTCGGCGGGATGCcgcggtggaggtggtggcgccGGCGGCGGGCGAGTCGTCGGGGCCGAGCACGCCGGTGGGTGCGCACCGCCAGTCCAAGTCCGGGGGCAGGTCCTCCTCCACGCACTCCTCCAAG CAGGGGAAATGTGCAATATGCTTTGCTAGCATGAGATCTGGCCATGGACAAGCCCTTTTCACTGCAGAGTGTTCTCACATGTTCCATTTTCAGTGTATCTCGTCTAATGTAAAACATGGAAACTATGTCTGCCCAGTTTGTCGAGCGAAATGGAAAGAGATACCCTGTCGCTCACTATCTTCTACTAGTCCTCATGGAAGAGTTGGAGGTGACCATATTCGATCACCCCAACAAGATCCCCATTTGGCTCTTCACCGGCAAGTTTCAAACCGGCGGCGAGAGGTCCGTCGGTTACATACTTCTGAGCCAGCAGACTACAATGATGATGAACCTTTGCAGCGCATAGAGGCTTTTGACAATCTTAATTCTGGATCTAGTAAAACTGCTGAGATCAGCTCATACCCAGAATTCCAAGTTGTTTCACAAGCATCATGTCTAGATGGATTTGATATTCTGATCCATGTGAAGGCCCCCACTTCTAGCTCAGATGACATCACAGGCAGTTTGGTCAATGCAAGCTCTATGAGGTCGTCAAGACGAGTTCCTATTGATCTTGTTACTGTCCTCGATGTTAGTGGCAGTATGGCAGGCACAAAATTGGCACTCCTGAAGCAAGCAATGGGTTTTGTTATTCAGCACCTTCGGCCATCTGATCGCCTTTCAGTCATTGCCTTTTCATCTACTGCTCGAAGACTGTTCCCCCTCCAACGGATGTCACATCATGGTAGGCAGCAGGCCTTGCAGGCAATAAGCTCACTTGGCAGTGGTGGTGGTACGAACATTGCTGATGCACTAAAGAAAGCTGTGAAGGTAATTGAGGACCGCAACTATAAGAATTCTGTATGCAGTATCATTCTTCTGTCAGATGGTCAAGATACCTACAACATTTCCTCAAATTTCCAAGGCACATCAGCAGGTCGTAGGTCACTTGTTCCATCTTCTATTCTAAATGATCTCCATATGGTACCCCTGCACACTTTTGGATTTGGAGCAGACCATGATTCAGATACACTGCATTCGATTTCTGAAGCTTCTGGTGGCACCTTTTCTTTTATTGAGGATGAAGGTGTGATGCAAGATGCGTTTGCTCAATGTATTGGTGGGCTTCTTAGTGTTGCTGTTCAGGAGATGCGTCTCAGTATGGAGTGCGTTGATCCTGGTGTTCAACTTTGTTCCATCAAATGTGGCAGCTATCCAAGTAAGGTAGCAAGAGATGGACGAAATGGATCTGTTGATATTGCTCACTTATATGCTGATGAGGAGAAAGACATTTTGCTGTCAGTGGCCATTCCAGAATCTTGTGAACAGACTTCACTGTTAAGAGTTGCTTGTGCTTACAAAGATCCTGTGACCAATGAGACTATCAAGATTCAAGGTGACGAGGTAAAGATCAACAGGCCAACATCTACTGTATCTGTACCGGTTTCTATTGAAGTTGACCGAGAGAGGAACCGTATACGAGCTGCCAATTCTATCGAGTCTGCACGGGCTGCTGCCGAGAGGGGTGCTCTCTCTGAGGCCGTCACTATTCTTGAGGACTGCCGGAGGGCACTATCACAGTCTGTTGCAAGCCAGAATCGGGACCGTCTATGCATGGCCCTTGACGCAGAGCTAAGAGAGATTCAGGAGAGGATGGCGAACCGCCAACTTTATGAGGCTTCAGGGAGGGCATATATGCTGTCTGGATTGAGCTCTCATTCATGGCAGAGAGCAACAGCTCGCGGAGACTCTACAGATAGCACCACTCTTGTTCACTCATATCAAACGCCATCCATGGTTCAGATGCTGGAGCATTCCCAGAATTTCAGCTCTCTGCCTCAGGGCCGAAGGCCACAAGTCCAGGGAAGGTAA